Within the Emticicia oligotrophica DSM 17448 genome, the region CAATATTTCCTTTATCTAGCCTAGCATCTTTTACTCCATTTATGGTGAAAGAAGGTTTAAAATCAACTTTTGCCATATTTACATTGATTTGCCTCTGTGCAAAAAGCGGTTTACTAAAGAGCAAACAAGTAAATAATAAGTGCCATAAAACTTTCATCGTTTATATTAAATCCTGCTTGTTGGAGAACAGATACTTTTATTCTTATTGATGATAACAAAAATACTCAAGTATTTGATTTATAAATTAAGATGAATTTATATTTTAATTGTATAAACGGCCTCTTAAAAATCTATTATTAAATGGCACTAACCAAAATTACAAATAGAAGAGTTAACATTGAAATGTAAAACTTTTTTGTTTAAATTTCCTAAAGAATCTAACTTACATATTCTTCTTCAAACGATGGCTACTAATAAAACTACCGAAAATACCGCCGATGTTACCGACTTCATTAATCGAATTAGTGATGAGTTGAAGCGAAATGATAGTACTCAATTAGTAGAAATATTTGAAAAACAGACTAGCTTCCAAGCTAAAATGTGGGGAGCAAGCATTATCGGATTTGGTAGTTATCATTATAAATATCCAAGTGGACACGAAGGTAATGCTCCAATTGTCGCTTTTTCTCCGAGAGCAGCCGCCATTTCCTTGTACGTTTATTTGCCACCTGACCAAAGAGAGTCCTTACTCACCAAATTAGGCAAAACCAAATCTGGCAAAGGTTGTATTTATATAAAAAAACTAAGTCATATAAATCTTGAAGTACTGAATGAATTGATTGATATTGCGGTGAATTATAACAAAGAAATACACGGTTAAAATTTCCTCAAAAAAAATACTATGAAAAAGCAATTACCAATCGAACAACAGCAGGTTTTATTAAAAATCCTAAAAACTCGATTTGAGAAAAACATTAGCCGACATCAAGCACTTGATTGGGCAAAAATCCAAGCAAAATTAGAGGCTAACCCTGAAAAACTTTGGTCGCTCGATGAAATGGAAACCACAGGTGGTGAGCCTGATGTGGTTGATTACGATGCCCAAACTGATGAATATATTTTCTTCGACTGTTCGGCCGAATCGCCCAAAGGACGGAGAAGTGTGTGCTATGATGCCAAAGCTTTAGCATCACGGAAAGAGTATAAACCTGCCAATAACGCTCTCGATATGGCTGAAGAAATAGGCATTAAAATTTTGAATGAACAACAATATAGATACTTGCAAACACTAGGGCATTTTGATGCTAAAACTTCGAGTTGGATAGAAACCCCCGACAATATTCGTAAGCTAGGTGGAGCATTATTTGCCGATTATCGTTATGGGAATGTATTTGTTTACCACAATGGTGCTGAATCATATTATGCCTCAAGAGGGTTTCGCGGTTTTTTGAGGGTATAAAGACTTATTTTTATCTATAACCAATGTATAAATTGTGTTTTTCCATATACATAATCTAACTATTTTTAACTATGATAATCAGAGAAATTATTGCGTCTTCGCCCACGATACACACTGCTGTTCAACATTTTATTGATTTATTAGTTAGTTCACCATATACCATTTCAACTGAAACTTTAGATGCCCTCATTCATTCAGAAAATAGTCATTTATTTTTGGCTTTTGATGAGGCTGAAAATATTTTGGGTATGCTTACAGTAGGTATTTATTATAGCCCTACTGGAAAAAAAGCTTGGATTGAAGATGTGGTAGTGGATGATATCGCTCGTGGGCAAGGTTTGGGAGAAAAGCTAGTTCAGCATGCCATTGAGTTTGTGAAATCAAAAGAAGTTAGTTTACTGATGCTCACATCTAATCCTACTCGTGAAGCAGCTAATAGACTCTACCCACGCGTTGGATTTAGTAGGAAAGAAACTAATGTATATAAAATGTCTCTTTAAATGGATTTTCAATTAAAAAAATACACTGATAATTACCGACAAGAACTCATTAAAGTGTGGGAAAGTTCGGTAAGGGCTACGCACCATTTTTTGAGTGAAGAGGATATTCTTTTTTATAAATCTTTGGTAGAAGGCATCAATTTCAATGAATTTGATGTGTATTGCTCATTTACTGCAACTGATGAACTCATTGCTTTTATGGGAGTTGCCGAAAATAAACTCGAAATGCTTTTTTTAAACCCCAATTATATTGGAAAAGGTTTAGGAAAACAACTCACACTCTTTGCCATTAACGAGCTAAAAGTCAATGAAGTAGAAGTCAATGAAGACAATGAAAATGCCATAAAATTCTACAAAAAAATAGGTTTTAAAATTTTCGACCGAACCCCTCTTGATGGATGTGGGAAGCCCTATCCTATTTTAAAAATGCGACTTTAAAAGTAATAGAAATAAAAAGCCACCTTAAAATAAGGTGGCTTTTATCATTCAATCGTTTCTGATTTTTATTTTTTTCTTGGTAATTTTTCATCTCGCATAGCTGCATTATATACAAATGATGCTACAATAGTTGCGGCTTGTTTCAAATCTTCAGGCTGAAGGTGGTCATAAGAATCCATGTTTGTATGGTGAGTACGAGTATTGTATTCAATTTCATCTTGAATGAACTGAAAACCTGGAATTCCAACACCAACAAATGACAAGTGGTCAGTACCGCCAGTATTTCTTATCGTAACGGTCTTTGCTCCTAAATCATGGAATGGCTCAAACCACTTAGTAAAAATCGGACGACAAGCTTCATTGCCTTGCAAATAAATACCTCTGATTTTTCCAGTACCATTATCTACATTGAAATAAGCCGCTACTTTTTCGCCTTCTGCATTGCTTTTCTTAGAATCATTGGCATCTGCTAAATGATTTTTTACATAATTTCTTGAGCCCCAAAGTCCTTGTTCTTCGCCACTCCAAAGAGCTATTC harbors:
- a CDS encoding GNAT family N-acetyltransferase, with the translated sequence MIIREIIASSPTIHTAVQHFIDLLVSSPYTISTETLDALIHSENSHLFLAFDEAENILGMLTVGIYYSPTGKKAWIEDVVVDDIARGQGLGEKLVQHAIEFVKSKEVSLLMLTSNPTREAANRLYPRVGFSRKETNVYKMSL
- a CDS encoding GNAT family N-acetyltransferase, whose translation is MDFQLKKYTDNYRQELIKVWESSVRATHHFLSEEDILFYKSLVEGINFNEFDVYCSFTATDELIAFMGVAENKLEMLFLNPNYIGKGLGKQLTLFAINELKVNEVEVNEDNENAIKFYKKIGFKIFDRTPLDGCGKPYPILKMRL
- a CDS encoding DUF1801 domain-containing protein produces the protein MATNKTTENTADVTDFINRISDELKRNDSTQLVEIFEKQTSFQAKMWGASIIGFGSYHYKYPSGHEGNAPIVAFSPRAAAISLYVYLPPDQRESLLTKLGKTKSGKGCIYIKKLSHINLEVLNELIDIAVNYNKEIHG
- a CDS encoding DUF4256 domain-containing protein, which gives rise to MKKQLPIEQQQVLLKILKTRFEKNISRHQALDWAKIQAKLEANPEKLWSLDEMETTGGEPDVVDYDAQTDEYIFFDCSAESPKGRRSVCYDAKALASRKEYKPANNALDMAEEIGIKILNEQQYRYLQTLGHFDAKTSSWIETPDNIRKLGGALFADYRYGNVFVYHNGAESYYASRGFRGFLRV